The following proteins are encoded in a genomic region of Liolophura sinensis isolate JHLJ2023 chromosome 5, CUHK_Ljap_v2, whole genome shotgun sequence:
- the LOC135465386 gene encoding uncharacterized protein LOC135465386, whose translation MTAEVLQSPLEREVIDASRKEEVDGLAAVVQGAKTSPDEPTVATETDMVVIREEVFSLKQMSTVLSANGVSASHASTKLEPPAWSDEDAATQPGQGQIIPNNQSPHREPGSGVSEETNDKCAQDTKAAEDSVESCRNSLLAYGSSSPSVSPNNLTSGQSSPFGFSQPSATLEPGSGNASVSQCEGNVNVMSASTVAGLMSAAATGAAKIAGDVTFQVNSSMVMAQSYLQYLSQKSLHEGGNVCNPDKQSPGQVGEEKAPDPQEPLDHVVRGSDVSLDGVSDDSNGYEDPIFSDPDELEEYLRKKAEGRLQHSDMCTLGGRNVNQYGREFTNGRPLPDHLRVQILQLALQGIRPCEISRQLQVSHGCVSKILNRYRKTGSINPGQIGGSKPKVTTPDVVNRVRRYKAENPQMFAWEIRQKLLGDGICSEKNIPSISSINRIIRDKALQQRRLDFGQGSEQEDGDSDGDSSLMSQMIDQYQVEYAQYRAKADQQAVRRTSTPQAPQGLHPAFNIPNRTSLFAVQSPIHLDNGPESSGSTVKRVKSKELSLSPSDDALLPKTPELAHLRGVAAHQESQSDDVPVSPKRAPRADGAKEVPETSKGEEGQILFKQDLSPSRKSSEIVRASLAAKVSQLMALRAEEERASLSKGEGIQNSNTQLPVTKVEPLSPREQEGQLNSQRGLASSWPQSSCSSPSVTSSSPASPMAGSISARSLSDGHPAVPSATHRQRSTGIQDKGSIASRSLIAQKLATSVHRLPGASSGKPSPILPAASEKLGTVFYDYSLPDRGLGAMTAAAARLPAASVPVMGYFRGWPNFPASCALDSPPISSHGAPLDLSNHKTEAFLRSGLKDGKSEKHTDILMKRSSQRSRVKREKTSSKTERLETSTKFAVKADLASPVKDTAGGDTTAARENLNREMVVPTSPGQIPVVNSQPDTPEAKTSHTSENVQIEAAQKPLYEKHMLLVGEKQVEIISVGKHVWIVRNEAELVDIIASGNFGVKDRSAVPADTEKEPPQKEENSDVSKENFVCVKQECRDKEVVSLTTDDNAKDSSAHKDSMVGPSLTEITNQSVGNHVYSPSEDLSSKISPASDTPEGHAQKRRSEGGTEAELSHSDAKQSRLIDSLSPQPSSSTENSAMPSSCATVTNGDCGGTELVKEKVYSCESDADSCCEGVEKEGKQKGKNCPVLQQMLQKSA comes from the exons ATGACAGCGGAAGTCCTTCAGTCCCCGCTGGAACGAGAAGTGATAGACGCAAGCCGTAAAGAGGAGGTGGATGGACTCGCTGCAGTTGTCCAAGGAGCAAAGACCTCTCCGGATGAACCCACGGTTGCCACGGAGACAGATATGGTGGTGATTCGCGAGGAGGTGTTCTCATTGAAACAGATGTCAACTGTGCTGTCAGCAAACGGGGTCAGTGCCAGTCACGCTAGTACTAAACTGGAGCCACCTGCCTGGTCAGATGAGGACGCAGCCACTCAGCCGGGGCAAGGCCAGATAATTCCCAATAACCAGTCCCCTCATCGGGAGCCAGGCAGTGGGGTCTCCGAGGAAACCAATGACAAATGCGCACAAGATACAAAAGCAGCAGAAGACAGCGTAGAATCATGCAGAAACAGTTTGTTGGCTTATGGAAGTTCCAGTCCTTCAGTATCGCCCAATAACTTGACCAGTGGCCAGAGCAGCCCATTTGGCTTTTCCCAGCCCAGTGCTACATTAGAGCCTGGAAGCGGCAACGCAAGTGTGTCGCAATGTGAGGGCAACGTGAATGTGATGAGTGCATCGACTGTCGCCGGGCTGATGTCAGCTGCTGCGACAGGTGCGGCAAAGATTGCCGGTGATGTGACATTCCAGGTAAACTCTTCCATGGTCATGGCTCAGTCTTATTTACAGTATCTGTCACAGAAGAGTCTTCATGAAGGTGGGAATGTCTGTAACCCTGACAAGCAGTCACCTGGTCAGGTGGGTGAGGAGAAGGCTCCTGACCCTCAGGAACCTCTGGACCATGTGGTTAGGGGATCAGATGTATCATTGGATGGCGTCTCGGACGATAGCAATGGGTATGAAGACCCCATTTTCTCTGACCCTGATGAATTAGAGGAATACCTGAGGAAAAAAGCTGAGGGCAGATTACAACATTCAG ACATGTGCACACTGGGAGGGAGGAACGTGAACCAGTATGGACGGGAGTTTACAAACGGCCGCCCCCTCCCCGATCACCTGAGGGTGCAGATCTTACAGTTAGCTCTCCAGGGCATACGACCGTGCGAGATCAGTCGTCAGTTACAGGTGTCACACGGATGTGTCAGTAAAATTCTGAACAG GTATCGTAAAACAGGCAGTATTAACCCGGGGCAGATTGGAGGAAGTAAACCCAAGGTCACCACTCCAGATGTTGTTAACAGAGTACGGAGGTACAAGGCCGAGAACCCACAGATGTTTGCTTGGGAGATTCGACAGAA atTGCTAGGTGATGGCATCTGTAGTGAGAAAAATATCCCCAGTATCAGTTCAATCAACCGTATCATCCGTGATAAAGCACTGCAGCAGAGACGGCTTGATTTTGGTCAGGGCAGTGAACAAGAAGAT GGAGACTCGGATGGGGACTCATCACTGATGTCACAGATGATCGACCAGTATCAGGTGGAATACGCACAGTACCGTGCTAAGGCCGACCAGCAAGCCGTCAGGAGAACCAGCACCCCCCAGGCACCCCAGGGGCTTCATCCTGCCTTCAATATCCCCAACAGGACCAGTCTCTTTGCTGTGCAGAGTCCTATTCATCTAGACAATGGTCCCGAGAGCTCTGGTTCAACTGTAAAACGTGTAAAGTCCAAAGAGTTGTCATTGTCTCCTTCAGACGATGCTTTGTTACCCAAGACTCCTGAGTTGGCTCACCTGAGAGGTGTGGCTGCTCATCAGGAGAGTCAGTCTGACGACGTGCCCGTCTCACCAAAGAGGGCACCCAGAGCAGATGGAGCCAAAGAAGTGCCAGAGACATCCAAAGGTGAAGAGGGCCAGATCCTCTTCAAACAAGACCTAAGCCCAAGTCGGAAGAGCTCTGAAATTGTGCGAGCGAGTCTGGCTGCGAAAGTATCCCAGCTGATGGCCCTGAGGGCGGAAGAGGAGAGAGCCAGCCTCTCTAAAGGAGAGGGAATCCAAAACAGCAACACCCAGCTTCCGGTGACCAAGGTGGAGCCTCTGTCACCAAGAGAGCAGGAAGGCCAATTAAACAGCCAGCGGGGCTTGGCGTCCAGTTGGCCCCAGAGCTCTTGTTCCAGTCCCTCAGTAACCTCTTCTTCACCTGCGTCCCCCATGGCAGGGTCTATTTCTGCTCGGAGCCTGTCTGATGGCCATCCAGCCGTCCCATCGGCAACACATCGACAGCGGTCCACTGGTATCCAGGACAAAGGCAGCATTGCCTCAAGAAGCCTTATTGCACAAAAACTTGCTACGTCAGTTCACCGCCTGCCTGGTGCTTCCAGCGGCAAGCCAAGTCCCATTTTACCTGCGGCTTCGGAAAAGCTGGGGACGGTTTTTTACGACTATAGCCTTCCAGACCGAGGCCTTGGAGCAATGACTGCAGCAGCGGCGCGGTTACCAGCAGCTTCTGTCCCCGTCATGGGCTATTTCCGAGGGTGGCCCAACTTCCCTGCCTCTTGTGCCCTGGATTCCCCTCCAATCAGCTCTCATGGTGCTCCTTTAGACCTGTCCAATCATAAAACAGAAGCCTTTCTTCGATCTGGCCTCAAAGATGGCAAGAGTGAGAAACATACAGACATTTTAATGAAACGATCTTCTCAAAGAAGTAGagttaaaagagaaaaaacaagttCTAAAACAGAAAGACTGGAAACTTCTACGAAGTTTGCTGTGAAAGCTGATTTAGCCTCACCAGTAAAGGATACAGCTGGAGGAGATACAACTGCTGCACGGGAAAATCTGAACAGAGAAATGGTGGTCCCAACTAGTCCTGGTCAAATACCTGTGGTTAACAGCCAGCCAGATACCCCTGAAGCCAAAACGAGTCACACAAGCGAGAACGTCCAAATCGAAGCTGCCCAGAAACCTTTGTATGAAAAGCATATGCTACTGGTTGGTGAAAAACAAGTTGAGATCATTTCTGTCGGCAAACATGTGTGGATTGTCAGGAATGAAGCAGAACTGGTGGATATCATTGCTAGTGGAAACTTTGGAGTCAAGGATAGGAGTGCTGTGCCGGCAGATACTGAAAAGGAACCTCCGCAAAAGGAAGAAAACTCAGACGTTAGTAAGGaaaattttgtctgtgtgaaACAGGAATGTAGAGATAAAGAAGTGGTTTCGTTGACCACTGATGATAATGCCAAAGATTCGAGCGCCCACAAGGACTCCATGGTGGGACCGAGTCTGACAGAGATAACCAATCAGTCTGTCGGAAATCATGTATATTCTCCGAGCGAGGATTTGTCCAGTAAGATCTCACCAGCATCTGATACGCCGGAAGGTCATGCCCAGAAGAGACGTTCAGAAGGAGGCACGGAAGCAGAGCTCTCCCATTCAGATGCGAAACAGTCACGCCTTATCGACAGCCTCAGCCCTCAGCCATCTTCTTCCACAGAAAATAGTGCTATGCCTTCTTCATGTGCTACCGTGACCAACGGGGACTGTGGCGGGACTGAGTTGGTAAAAGAGAAAGTCTACAGTTGTGAAAGTGATGCAGACAGTTGCTGTGAAGGTGTGGAGAAAGAGGGGAAACAAAAGGGAAAGAACTGTCCTGTTCTCCAACAAATGCTTCAGAAAAGTGCATAA